In a single window of the Drosophila albomicans strain 15112-1751.03 chromosome 3, ASM965048v2, whole genome shotgun sequence genome:
- the LOC117567105 gene encoding protein scylla, translated as MKMEVLAMQSNYGGVLGSNKSRDWTSTLTPPTSAKVAKKVAAVAASSSQNSIKQHSASKKTKSNNSQQQHTQQQQQQRQQQQRRHDEDEDEEEMTLRSDVDAAAVNALSLGLLDKLREAKARHLTCTEVSLPCDLTPSIAAEIIRVSEKEPCGIRGCTIYIEFEDEPQNSRRIASLKVDPEMVSTFEVYLTLRQDHRGWTALLPQFMKSLARTITISPEYTITKHKLYSPDGLGARRSYSFGSSSSSSSSSSHSQAIATPTI; from the exons ATGAAAATGGAAGTACTCGCTATGCAATCCAACTACGGTGGTGTCCTGGGATCCAACAAATCTAGAG ATTGGACCAGCACATTGACACCGCCCACGTCCGCCAAGGTGGCCAAGAAGGTCGCAGCCGTCGCTGCCTCCAGCAGCCAGAACAGTATTAAGCAGCACTCGGCATCGAAGAAAACCAAATCGaacaacagccaacaacaacacacacagcagcaacagcagcagcgtcagcagcagcagcgacgtcacgacgaagatgaagatgaagaagagaTGACGCTgcgcagcgacgtcgacgcgGCTGCAGTGAATGCGCTGTCGTTGGGTCTGCTCGACAAGTTGCGCGAGGCGAAAGCACGTCACTTGACATGCACCGAAGTGTCGCTACCCTGTGATCTCACGCCCAGCATTGCGGCGGAAATAATTCGTGTGTCGGAGAAGGAACCATGCGGTATTCGTGGCTGCACCATTTACATTGAGTTCGAGGATGAGCCACAAAATTCGCGTCGCATCGCTTCGTTGAAAGTCGATCCCGAGATGGTGTCCACATTCGAGGTGTATTTGACGCTGCGACAGGATCATCGCGGCTGGACGGCGCTGTTGCCACAATTCATGAAGAGCTTGGCACGCACCATCACCATCAGTCCCGAGTATACGATCACCAAGCACAAACTGTATTCGCCTGATGGTTTGGGCGCTAGACGCAGCTATAGCTTtggctccagctccagctccagttccagttcgAGCCATAGCCAGGCGATTGCTACGCCAACGATATAA